From one Thermococcus sp. Bubb.Bath genomic stretch:
- the porB gene encoding pyruvate synthase subunit PorB, protein MAVRKPPITTREYWAPGHAACAGCGCATGMKLVTKAFSEAMEEKFGDPNAFAIAHATGCMEVVSAVFPYTAWRAPWVHVAFENAAAAASGIEAAWKKLGRKGKILAFGGDGGTADIGMQALSGMLERRHNVVYVMYDNEAYMNTGIQRSSSTPYGAWTTTSPPGKYSIGEDKPKKWVALIAAAHQVPYVATASIGNPFDLVRKVKKAAKVDGPAFVQMHCTCPTGWKTPLEKGVEIARLAIETGIWPLFEIENGDFFNIKIQPPGGGAKVKREGGRIVAIEFKKPIEEYLKPQGRFKHLFKRPEAIDEMREQIKAMWKTLGVDVTLPKPEE, encoded by the coding sequence ATGGCCGTTAGGAAACCCCCGATTACCACTCGCGAGTACTGGGCACCGGGTCACGCCGCCTGTGCGGGCTGTGGCTGTGCCACTGGTATGAAACTCGTCACCAAGGCCTTCAGCGAGGCCATGGAGGAGAAGTTTGGAGATCCGAACGCCTTCGCCATAGCCCACGCCACCGGATGTATGGAAGTTGTTAGTGCGGTCTTCCCCTACACCGCCTGGAGAGCTCCATGGGTTCACGTGGCGTTCGAGAACGCAGCCGCTGCAGCCAGTGGTATTGAGGCAGCCTGGAAGAAGCTCGGCAGGAAGGGCAAGATTCTTGCCTTCGGTGGAGATGGTGGAACCGCAGACATCGGTATGCAGGCTCTCAGCGGTATGCTCGAGAGGAGGCACAACGTCGTTTACGTCATGTACGACAACGAGGCTTACATGAACACTGGAATCCAGAGGTCAAGTTCGACCCCCTACGGTGCCTGGACAACCACCTCCCCGCCCGGAAAGTACTCAATCGGTGAGGACAAGCCCAAGAAGTGGGTGGCACTTATCGCCGCCGCCCATCAGGTTCCGTACGTCGCCACCGCGAGCATAGGCAACCCCTTCGACCTTGTGAGGAAGGTCAAGAAAGCCGCTAAGGTTGACGGGCCGGCGTTCGTCCAGATGCACTGCACCTGCCCGACCGGATGGAAGACCCCGCTCGAAAAGGGCGTCGAGATAGCCAGGCTCGCCATCGAGACCGGCATCTGGCCGCTCTTCGAGATCGAGAACGGCGACTTCTTCAACATCAAGATCCAGCCGCCTGGAGGAGGCGCCAAGGTCAAGCGCGAGGGGGGCAGAATAGTCGCCATCGAGTTCAAGAAGCCCATCGAGGAGTACCTCAAGCCGCAGGGCAGGTTTAAGCACCTCTTCAAGAGGCCGGAAGCGATAGACGAGATGCGCGAGCAGATCAAGGCCATGTGGAAGACCCTCGGTGTTGACGTCACCCTCCCGAAGCCGGAGGAGTGA